The Belonocnema kinseyi isolate 2016_QV_RU_SX_M_011 chromosome 2, B_treatae_v1, whole genome shotgun sequence nucleotide sequence tttatggttgaatttaaaaaatgaagtttttcgaaCACCCTCTAAGGTTGTTAACATTGAACGTTGTTACTCGTAAACAAGTTTAACACAAATCTTTCTAAAACTTTTCGATACTGatcgaaaaaaaatggtttccagCTCACTCCGGAGGACGAAGAAAGACGTAGGAGAAGACGCGAGCGTAATAAGATCGCGGCGACGAAATGCCGCCTAAAAAAGCGCGAGAAGACCGTCATTCTTGTCCAGGAGTCTGAGATCCTGGAAACTCAGAATCACGATTTGAAGACTCAGATCCAGGAGTTGGAGACCCAGAGGCGCAGGCTCGTCGACATGTTGAGTTTGCACACTCCCACGTGCTTAAAACATGGTGGTTCCAATGACACTTCCTATCAACAATACGCGGAGCCACTTCCGTTACCTAGTTATCAGGAGAATTTCGTGCCACCAGCTCTAAATCAACCGCAGAACTGTGTCACGGATTATCCTGTCAAAGTGGAGAGTTACGATGGCACGACGTCAGACTACTATCGGCAAAGCAGTCCTTATATACCCACGTCCGATTCTGGTTGCACGGTTTAGTTCCGACCCAGGAGAAAAAATTCACGTGAAATTTTCCGCGGAACACCGCGAAAGACTCCTCGTAGATTAAGGAATTCCACTGGAAATTCGGCtggcaattttaaacaattcttttgaaattgctCGTGGATTTCCACGTGAATTAAGAAATCTAGAATTAAGAAACGAGACATATTGATATATGGAgtactcaaaatttcaaaataccttCCATTTTTTGCATATCTTTTACGGTTTAcgagatatttttcaattgaatattatctttaaagttttattcgGATTTCTACGTGAATTTTTTCACCTGGGGGCCGTGGTTTTGTGGAATTGGATGCTAAGtcagttttttaagaaaagacCCGCCGATCCACTTCGAAAACGCAGAAGTCACGATATCTAGGCATAGGATACagtatttatttctaaatctaaACTCGTTTAGCTTTACCAACTCTAGGGAAAAGTTtctctgaatatttaaaaattccttccaatcttctaaaaaatcaatacaattttactcgaattttcagaGTAGAATactgaaaactttcgaaaaagaGATATTTTCTTTCTGAGCTTCCGAGGAAtgaaaatagaatattcaaatcaAATTCAAGTGAAGACGTGATAATAATAATTGGATAAGGACCACAGGTCTCGGACTCATGCCATTGTTGGCACTTTTTGTTAGCGATGCAActattatggatttttaaaaaaaaaaaatttattcactctgcctttaaacatattttaaatttccttctgTGAttggataaaataataataataccttaaaaattgaaatttccaaatatttccaaatatttgaaaggatttcaagaaatgttttaagattgtaatgattttgtaggatttttaaatttttggagtattggaaaagattccaagggatttcagagaatttcgataaataatgtagaagattttaaagcaaagactttcgaaaaaattcaagtaaatttaagagacatttataagtttttagaagattaaaaaataattttaaacctttaaggattaaaaaaaatttggaacgtatatttttgaagattttgaagtgaaaatttgaagcTTCTTAAGgcttttgaaaggtttcaagataataacagaaattttcttaagatttcatgtaaaattatagatgatttttcatattgaaaaaataattttaagagattatttcaaaatgtttccaaaattgccaaaaaaaaaaatctggaaggttttaagataatttatttttatctttaaatatgcaaaaataattataacctttaaaatatttaaaacatagatttttgaagactttgaaataaaatctctaatttttttaagaaattggaaaggtttcaagataatgataacattttcttgggatttctgaaaaaatttgaaattctttttaatgttgaaaaattaatttaaagatgtTCTCATCAAAAGACTATCTAACATTTCCAAAAATGCTTTGAATATATTCAGAAATCTTAAAAGTTCTGTagagataagaaatatttttaaatttcgaaatatttcccaaattttatcaaatattttttcatttctgtgAAACTTTTACaactcataaatattttttaaaccgacAAGAATTTTATCTAGAATTCAGTAAAAGCccgcaaaataaaacaaaaaattcttaaaaattttctagatatttttttgaCGTACTTAAAATCAtcagaaatctttttgaattttgtcaagattctttgcaaaattatatttatataacttggaaaaaaagtaaatctaaatttgaatagttattagaaatttttattttgtaaccacatttttttacctaaaattataattaaaaattgcaattttaaaatatttcaaattattttcaaggatttcaaaaaatgtttgaaaatttccatgatttttaatcttttcgagtatttaaaaagatttcagggatttttagagaattttaaagattttaaaacatttcaagagatttcaagatgTTTCATCTAATTTCAGAGCTTTTATGGAAATCTCAAGAAATGTTGCTAATTTCAAGGTTATTAAcgggatttaaaagtatttctagGGGTTTTAGCAGAACTagtcaattttgtaattttagcaattttaaagaaattttaaaagaagttaaatatttcaatatttgcagaatttcaatgaatttaaattagttttatgaTATTTAATGAGATTTTACGGAATattagattgtttaaaatatttattcacttttgattaaattcagaataatatAGATTTCAAGAAGTTTATTGTATTTTAGAATATTCCTAGAAAtctaacaatattttcaaatttttaagaaggttcaaatttcttaaaatattagaaaatttccaaaagttttgaaaagttatataggatgtcaattatattaaaaagatttcaagcgattttaacgAGATTCTAGAGAAGTTTAGGGAAtagatgaaattaaatttcaggatACTTCTaggaatttctaaggatttccgaaatttcaaagaattttactagattcaagtaattcattggatttcaaaagaaattataagatttcaagatatttttatggattttaatagttttgaagGGTTTTAGAAAAGATTTAGGAGTTCTTcaggaatttaaattatttttcattatttacgcCACTGTTGACACTATTTTTTATATCTGAAGTGAATCCGAGCCCTGGGAACAATTTCTCGAAATTatgcttttaacaattttaagtaatttgggACACTATTTTTTGATTCATACTACAACTGTGTAAAACATATTTTTCCTTTCAtgcgaaaaaaggaattttgaaattgagagACTTAACAGCCGGATAATAACCATTTGATTTTTCCGTCCTCaaatacagaaatttaaaaaaaaagtaaaagtttctaaaagtaatacgcagttttaaaatttatgagatGAAAAACTGGAAAAGGAACATTTCGTTTTTCTCCCCTCCGGcacagaaatttgtttaaaaatcttttttcttctataattttatcaaaattttatatttgacaaCCTATCGCAGAAAACTAGTTTTGttcattctgtaaaatttaattttttaatctttccagTTTTTATTCTCACGTGTTCAGTTCAAGAAGATAAGATGTTGGATGATCAAAATCTTATGGGAAAGATGTGCAGGATAAATTTTGTCTTCCgtacttgaaacttttttaaaagaatttatgaaattttagcccactgagacatttttttttatgtagagAAGTATCCACgcgtaaaaacattgaaaaattatttaggaaaaattaattataactgcaataaatgattattttggcGAGCTactgaatttaaaatgaatttaaagaaagacgattttataaaacttagaaaaaccacgtttttttgTCAAATCAGACAAGATTggcggaatatttttttaaatatagatcttttgacttttttaatgTCTGAATAATCGTATGTCTCTGTATTATATTGTATAAATATGGAACACAGGAGATTATGCATTCCAAGGAAAAATAGAGAACCGGTAAGTCTGAAGTGCTGAAAATTTAGAGGACATGACCTGACGATTACTAAAAAGTTCtatcacaattattaaaaattaaataatacaagtAGATTAATAAATTACTAGAAATTCAGCAAGGTTTGATAATAAGTTCCGAAAGAAAACTTGAATTctctgtttcaaaaattatagttCTGGTATCCAGCACTC carries:
- the LOC117167358 gene encoding activating transcription factor 3-like, with protein sequence MYSLNVNMNPSPSAAAGLLGVAAAEVTPRTPEIVNSLIAMTNPFEGYNHEKCRDRTDSTSSGEPSPPSVQHTCSQLIKEGLKLTLQTKRRAHSSGDEIKKRAKKEEGSADDEEEDDSSHSNHPGGLTPEDEERRRRRRERNKIAATKCRLKKREKTVILVQESEILETQNHDLKTQIQELETQRRRLVDMLSLHTPTCLKHGGSNDTSYQQYAEPLPLPSYQENFVPPALNQPQNCVTDYPVKVESYDGTTSDYYRQSSPYIPTSDSGCTV